A single Micromonospora sp. CCTCC AA 2012012 DNA region contains:
- a CDS encoding hemolysin family protein yields MSPGFALFLSVLLLALNGFFVAAEFALVAAKSYRLEQAAAGGSRAAGAALAGVRELSLMLAGAQLGITLCTLGLGALAEPALERLLSPLLHAVGLPDAVSHLVALLIALGLVTFLHLVVGEMAPKSWAITDAERSAMLLALPFRAFARVSRPVLSALNALANGVLRLFGVQQQDQLAQVHGPDELRILLEQSREHGLLGAEQHQMLTSMLELQGTTVAQVMEPFERIVTVGRDDSAERIEHVCRDSGRSRLAVLDAGGEVCGLVHVREAVRAVTTGRTTTAGELMTPAFTLPGEASVTEAVAAMRGRQAQLALVRNGGGPTRPIGFVALEDLLEEVIGEFDDETDPVPRGRRLR; encoded by the coding sequence ATGAGCCCCGGTTTCGCGCTCTTCCTCTCGGTGCTGCTGCTGGCGCTCAACGGCTTCTTCGTGGCCGCCGAGTTCGCCCTGGTGGCAGCCAAGAGCTACCGCCTGGAGCAGGCGGCGGCCGGCGGCAGCCGGGCCGCCGGGGCCGCGCTGGCCGGCGTACGCGAGCTGTCCCTGATGCTGGCCGGCGCGCAGCTCGGCATCACGCTCTGCACGCTGGGCCTCGGCGCGCTCGCCGAGCCGGCCCTGGAGCGGCTGCTCAGCCCGCTGCTGCACGCGGTCGGCCTGCCCGACGCGGTCAGCCACCTGGTGGCGCTGCTGATCGCCCTCGGCCTGGTGACGTTCCTGCACCTGGTGGTCGGCGAGATGGCCCCGAAGTCGTGGGCGATCACCGACGCCGAGCGCTCGGCGATGCTGTTGGCGCTGCCGTTCCGGGCCTTCGCCCGGGTCTCGCGGCCGGTGCTGTCGGCGCTGAACGCGCTGGCCAACGGCGTGCTGCGGCTGTTCGGCGTGCAGCAGCAGGACCAGCTCGCCCAGGTGCACGGCCCGGACGAGCTGCGCATCCTGCTGGAGCAGTCCCGCGAGCACGGCCTGCTCGGCGCGGAGCAGCACCAGATGCTGACCAGCATGCTGGAGCTGCAGGGCACCACCGTGGCGCAGGTGATGGAGCCGTTCGAGCGGATCGTCACGGTCGGCCGGGACGACTCCGCCGAGCGGATCGAGCACGTCTGTCGGGACAGCGGCCGGTCCCGGCTGGCCGTGCTCGACGCCGGCGGCGAGGTCTGCGGTCTGGTCCACGTACGCGAGGCGGTCCGCGCGGTCACCACCGGCCGCACGACGACGGCCGGTGAGCTGATGACCCCCGCGTTCACCCTCCCCGGCGAGGCGTCGGTGACCGAGGCGGTGGCGGCGATGCGGGGTCGGCAGGCGCAGCTCGCGCTGGTCCGCAACGGTGGCGGCCCGACCCGGCCGATCGGGTTCGTCGCGCTGGAGGACCTGCTGGAGGAGGTCATCGGCGAGTTCGACGACGAGACCGACCCGGTGCCCCGGGGCCGTCGCCTGCGCTGA
- a CDS encoding hemolysin family protein codes for MLIVVGLALIIVLTAATGYFVAQEFGYVAVDRGRLKQLADGGDQAAARALEVTGRLSFMLSGAQLGITVTALLVGYAAEPYLGAGLAELLGVAGVPTGVALPLSVLLALIIATVVQMVLGELAPKNLAIARAVPLARALSRSTLLYLKVAGPVITLFDRAAVRLLRRVGIEPIEELPSGATPEDLEQIIAESREEGHLDAEMSDLLDRGLDFRQLTAGEAMVPRVDVHTVRADEPVSRVVELLDTGHSRFPVRGAEGVDDLVGVVGIADVLGVPPAERATTRVEAVAVPPLLVPETLPLPTVLDRLRVGHRQLACVVDEYGGFAGVVTLEDIAEELVGPIRDEDDPPERAAARQDDGSWVVPARWRIDEVADSTGIALPEAPEYDTLSGLVMRELGRVPQVGDRLEISLAGDGEEADSEPRAQVEVLAVDRHVADSVRLRMTAERGEEAA; via the coding sequence GTGCTGATCGTCGTCGGTCTCGCCCTCATCATCGTGCTCACCGCCGCCACCGGTTACTTCGTGGCCCAGGAGTTCGGCTACGTCGCCGTGGACCGGGGGCGGCTCAAGCAGCTCGCCGACGGTGGCGACCAGGCCGCCGCCCGGGCCCTGGAGGTCACCGGACGGCTGTCGTTCATGCTCTCCGGCGCCCAGCTCGGCATCACCGTGACCGCCCTGCTGGTCGGTTACGCCGCCGAGCCGTACCTGGGCGCCGGGCTGGCCGAGCTGCTCGGCGTCGCCGGGGTCCCCACCGGCGTCGCGTTGCCGCTCTCGGTGCTGCTCGCCCTGATCATCGCCACCGTGGTGCAGATGGTGCTGGGTGAACTCGCCCCGAAGAACCTGGCCATCGCCCGGGCCGTACCGCTGGCCCGGGCGCTGAGCCGCTCCACCCTGCTCTATCTGAAGGTCGCCGGGCCGGTGATCACGCTCTTCGACCGGGCCGCCGTCCGGCTGCTGCGCCGGGTCGGCATCGAGCCGATCGAGGAGCTGCCCAGCGGCGCCACCCCGGAGGACCTGGAGCAGATCATCGCCGAGTCCCGGGAGGAGGGGCACCTCGACGCCGAGATGTCCGACCTGCTCGACCGCGGCCTCGACTTCCGGCAGCTGACCGCCGGGGAGGCGATGGTGCCCCGGGTCGACGTGCACACCGTACGGGCCGACGAGCCGGTCAGCCGGGTCGTCGAGCTGCTCGACACCGGCCACTCCCGGTTCCCCGTCCGGGGTGCCGAGGGCGTCGACGACCTGGTGGGCGTGGTCGGCATCGCCGACGTGCTCGGGGTGCCGCCGGCCGAGCGGGCCACCACCCGGGTCGAGGCGGTGGCCGTACCCCCGTTGCTGGTGCCGGAGACGCTGCCGCTGCCGACGGTGCTGGACCGGCTGCGGGTCGGGCACCGGCAGCTCGCCTGCGTGGTCGACGAGTACGGCGGCTTCGCCGGCGTGGTCACCCTGGAGGACATCGCCGAGGAGCTGGTCGGCCCGATCCGCGACGAGGACGACCCGCCGGAGCGTGCGGCGGCCCGCCAGGACGACGGCTCCTGGGTGGTGCCGGCCCGCTGGCGGATCGACGAGGTCGCCGACAGCACCGGCATCGCGCTGCCCGAGGCCCCCGAGTACGACACCCTCTCCGGGCTGGTCATGCGGGAGCTGGGCCGGGTGCCGCAGGTGGGTGACCGGTTGGAGATCAGCCTGGCCGGTGACGGCGAGGAGGCCGACTCCGAGCCGCGCGCCCAGGTCGAGGTGCTGGCCGTGGACCGGCACGTGGCGGACTCCGTCCGGCTGCGGATGACCGCCGAGCGCGGGGAGGAGGCGGCATGA
- the mnhG gene encoding monovalent cation/H(+) antiporter subunit G, which produces MAVVADWLGGACLVAGALLSLVAGIGVLRFPDVLDRMHAATKPQVLGVLFLLAGLALRLRSPSDLGMIGLVGIFQLATAPVAAQMIGRAAYRSGRVDRTLLDRDDLASR; this is translated from the coding sequence ATGGCCGTCGTGGCCGACTGGCTGGGCGGCGCCTGCCTGGTCGCCGGGGCGCTGCTCAGCCTCGTCGCCGGGATCGGGGTGCTGCGCTTCCCGGACGTGCTGGACCGGATGCACGCCGCCACCAAGCCGCAGGTGCTCGGGGTGCTGTTCCTGCTCGCCGGGCTCGCGCTGCGCCTGCGCAGCCCGTCCGACCTGGGCATGATCGGGTTGGTGGGGATCTTCCAGCTGGCCACCGCGCCGGTCGCCGCGCAGATGATCGGTCGGGCCGCGTACCGGTCCGGCCGGGTCGACCGCACCCTGCTGGACCGCGACGACCTCGCGTCCCGCTGA
- a CDS encoding monovalent cation/H+ antiporter complex subunit F encodes MTTLLAVVLTVLFSVTALLALARVYRGPSLLDRVVAADLLLSTMLGAVGAEAAVNRHATTLPVLVVLSLLGFVGSVALVRFAVRQEA; translated from the coding sequence GTGACCACGCTCCTCGCCGTCGTGCTGACCGTGCTCTTCTCGGTCACCGCCCTGCTCGCCCTGGCCCGCGTCTACCGGGGGCCGTCCCTGCTGGACCGGGTCGTCGCCGCCGATTTGCTGCTGTCGACCATGCTCGGTGCGGTCGGCGCGGAGGCGGCGGTCAACCGGCACGCCACCACGCTGCCCGTGCTGGTGGTGCTCTCCCTGCTCGGGTTCGTCGGCTCGGTGGCACTGGTCCGCTTCGCCGTCCGGCAGGAGGCGTGA
- a CDS encoding Na+/H+ antiporter subunit E: MTAGGRAGGEPPARGRRRDQAIALGWLVTIWVLLWGDLSWGNLLGGLVLGAAVLLFFPLPPVSFGGRLRPGPLFVLVVTFVAELVSASVHVAAIAVRPGYRPRGAIVAVGLRIRTDLNLALTAEVISLVPGSLILEVDRDAGVLYVHVLDVRRPEDLTAAGDRIRAVERRLVRAIGSPAEVRQLDPKPDTGGESP, from the coding sequence GTGACGGCCGGCGGGCGGGCGGGCGGGGAGCCGCCGGCCCGGGGACGGCGGCGGGACCAGGCGATCGCGCTCGGCTGGCTGGTCACCATCTGGGTGCTGCTCTGGGGCGACCTGTCCTGGGGCAACCTGCTCGGCGGGCTGGTCCTCGGCGCCGCCGTGCTGCTGTTCTTCCCGCTGCCGCCGGTCAGCTTCGGCGGGCGGCTGCGGCCCGGCCCGCTGTTCGTGCTCGTGGTCACCTTCGTCGCGGAGCTGGTCAGCGCCAGCGTGCACGTCGCCGCGATCGCCGTCCGCCCCGGCTACCGGCCGCGCGGCGCGATCGTCGCCGTCGGGCTGCGGATCCGTACCGACCTCAACCTGGCGCTCACCGCCGAAGTGATCTCGCTGGTCCCGGGCAGCCTGATCCTGGAGGTGGACCGCGACGCCGGGGTGCTCTACGTGCACGTGCTCGACGTCCGCCGCCCCGAGGACCTGACCGCCGCCGGTGACCGGATCCGCGCCGTCGAACGGCGCCTGGTCCGCGCGATCGGCTCCCCCGCCGAGGTACGTCAACTCGACCCGAAACCCGACACCGGAGGTGAAAGCCCGTGA
- a CDS encoding Na+/H+ antiporter subunit D, with the protein MKGLVPLPVVVPLLGAALTLILVNRPRLQRSVSVIGLATTLVVAVLLLVEAYRHGPVVVQVGGWPAPVGIVLVADQLAALMLVVSSAVTLCVLLYSIGQGRGETSETAPVSIYHPTYLVLTAGVTNAFLAGDLFNLFVGFEILLAASFVLITLGGTETRIRTGSTYVVVSILSSMLFLTAVGLVYAATGTMNMAQLAGRLDDLPDGVRLGLQLMLLLAFGIKAAVFPVSAWLPDSYPTAPAPVTAVFAGLLTKVGVYAIIRTETLLFPGGQVDRLLMVVAGATMLVGILGAVAQSDMKRLFSFTLVSHIGYMIFGVALSSVAGLSGAIFYVVHHITIQTTLFLVAGLVEERAGSTDLRRLGGLARVAPLLAVLFFVPAMNLAGIPPFSGFLGKVGLLQAGVAAGGVLPAVLVAAGTVTSLLTLYAASRVWNIAFWRAPRLATAEPTVRLPRLMVGATAALVVLGVGLTVAAGPLFQVTADAATDLRERTPYVRAVLPGGPR; encoded by the coding sequence ATGAAGGGGCTGGTGCCGCTGCCGGTGGTGGTGCCGCTGCTGGGGGCGGCGCTGACGCTGATCCTGGTCAACCGGCCCCGGCTGCAACGGTCGGTCAGCGTGATCGGGCTCGCCACCACGCTGGTGGTCGCGGTGCTGCTGCTGGTCGAGGCGTACCGGCACGGGCCGGTGGTGGTGCAGGTGGGCGGGTGGCCGGCACCGGTCGGCATCGTGCTCGTGGCCGACCAGCTCGCCGCGCTGATGCTGGTGGTCTCGTCGGCGGTCACCCTCTGCGTGCTGCTCTATTCCATCGGCCAGGGGCGGGGGGAGACCAGCGAGACGGCCCCGGTGAGCATCTATCACCCGACCTACCTGGTGCTGACCGCCGGTGTGACGAACGCCTTCCTGGCGGGGGACCTGTTCAATCTCTTCGTCGGCTTCGAGATCCTGCTCGCCGCGAGCTTCGTGCTGATCACCCTGGGCGGCACGGAGACCCGGATCCGAACAGGCTCGACGTACGTGGTGGTCAGCATCCTCTCCTCGATGCTCTTCCTGACGGCGGTGGGCCTGGTGTACGCGGCCACCGGCACCATGAACATGGCCCAGCTCGCCGGACGGCTGGACGACCTGCCGGACGGCGTACGCCTGGGGTTGCAGCTGATGCTGCTGCTGGCCTTCGGCATCAAGGCGGCGGTCTTCCCGGTCTCGGCGTGGCTGCCGGACAGCTATCCGACCGCCCCGGCCCCGGTGACGGCGGTCTTCGCCGGCCTGCTCACCAAGGTCGGCGTGTACGCGATCATCCGCACCGAGACGCTGCTCTTCCCCGGTGGGCAGGTCGACCGGCTGCTGATGGTGGTGGCCGGGGCGACCATGCTGGTCGGCATCCTCGGCGCGGTCGCCCAGTCCGACATGAAGCGGCTCTTCTCGTTCACCCTGGTCAGCCACATCGGCTACATGATCTTCGGGGTGGCGTTGAGCAGTGTCGCCGGCCTCTCCGGGGCGATCTTCTACGTGGTGCACCACATCACCATCCAGACCACCCTCTTCCTGGTCGCCGGCCTGGTCGAGGAGCGGGCCGGCAGCACCGACCTGCGTCGGCTCGGCGGGCTGGCCCGGGTCGCGCCGCTGCTCGCGGTGCTCTTCTTCGTCCCGGCGATGAACCTCGCCGGCATTCCGCCCTTCTCCGGCTTCCTCGGCAAGGTCGGCCTGCTCCAGGCCGGCGTGGCGGCCGGTGGGGTGCTGCCCGCCGTGCTCGTCGCGGCGGGGACGGTGACCAGTCTGCTCACCCTCTATGCCGCCTCCCGGGTGTGGAACATCGCCTTCTGGCGGGCGCCCCGGCTGGCCACCGCCGAGCCGACCGTGCGACTGCCGAGGCTGATGGTGGGCGCCACCGCCGCCCTGGTGGTGCTCGGGGTCGGGTTGACCGTCGCCGCCGGGCCGCTCTTCCAGGTCACCGCCGACGCCGCCACCGACCTGCGCGAGCGCACCCCGTACGTCCGGGCCGTCCTGCCGGGCGGCCCCCGGTGA
- a CDS encoding Na(+)/H(+) antiporter subunit C — MRSTGPALVVVVAVGVLVATGVTLLLERSLSRILLGVILLGNGVNLLILLGGRAGSAPLVGTTPIDRMSDALPQAMVLTAVVITFGLTAFLLAIAYRSWYLSGDDEVQDDLEDRQIVRLAERNEVSTADLGGEGPDGDPEQVDPGPALRRLRRRGDDE, encoded by the coding sequence GTGAGGTCGACCGGTCCGGCGCTGGTGGTGGTGGTCGCCGTCGGGGTGCTCGTGGCGACCGGCGTCACGCTGCTGCTGGAGCGGAGCCTGAGCCGGATCCTGCTCGGCGTGATCCTGCTCGGCAACGGGGTGAACCTGTTGATCCTGCTCGGCGGCCGGGCCGGCAGCGCCCCGCTGGTCGGCACCACGCCGATCGACCGGATGAGCGACGCCCTGCCGCAGGCGATGGTGCTCACCGCCGTCGTGATCACCTTCGGGCTGACCGCGTTCCTGCTCGCGATCGCGTACCGGAGCTGGTATCTCAGCGGCGACGACGAGGTGCAGGACGACCTGGAGGACCGGCAGATCGTCCGGCTCGCCGAACGGAACGAGGTCTCCACCGCGGACCTCGGCGGGGAGGGCCCGGACGGCGACCCGGAGCAGGTGGACCCGGGACCGGCCCTGCGCCGCCTCCGCCGCCGCGGGGACGACGAATGA
- a CDS encoding Na+/H+ antiporter subunit A, whose translation MLVLLILHLVAALLAPLLVRWWGPRALYPLALVPAAAFGWAVARTGAVRDGGAVVETYPWIGQLKLDLALRLTTLSWLMVLLIGGVGALVLVYSARYFPAGSVGLARFAGVLVAFAGAMLGLVLADDLLLLYVFWELTTIFSYLLIGHSTERRSSRWAAAQALTVTTLGGLAMLVGLLLLGRHAGGYRWSAIAAAPLPGGRYLAVAVLLILAGALAKSAVLPFSSWLPVAMAAPTPVSAYLHAAAMVKAGVYLVGLLAPALAVAGPWRPVTVVAGLATLVAGGWAALRQTDLKLLLAYGTVSQLGLLTVVIGAGTPKAALAGTVMLLAHALFKAALFLVVGIIDHTAGGRDLRELSGIGRTAPVLAGVATLAAASMAGLPPLIGFVAKEAVFTAFTDRPLVLAVLVGGTALTVAYSIRFLWGAFARRPGVPDTEAHPIAAAMLVPPALLALAGLATGPAAGALGGLLRPYAELFGPAPEPLALWHGPNLALGLSAVAIAGGVALHLVRGPLAPALARLRFPVGGNQGYEWVTHRFDRVAIEVTSVTQRGSLPQYLGAILLTLVLVPGTAMLAARPWRTRVALWDNPAQLVVCVVIAVAAVLAVRARRRLTAMLLVGVTGYGTAMMFVLYGAPDLALTQFLVETATIVLFVLVLRRLPERFSARPLRRSRWVRRGIGVAAGLVLAGLALDAAGARRVPSISRDFPALAVAQGYGRNVVNVTLVDIRAWDTMGEIAVLVVAATGVASLIFERSRTGPRPRRPRAVTPGADRRTVWLRGGATLHERRRSIVFEVVTRLIFHTVLLFSIFLLFSGHNAPGGGFSGGLVAGLALAVRYLAGGRYELAEAAPVGAGTVLGTGLAVSVGTGVAGLLLTGSVLQSVKVNLWLPLVGHCYVVTSLFFDIGVYLIVVGLVLDILRSLGAEVDRHIEATGESERGLVVEREGDRT comes from the coding sequence GTGCTCGTACTGCTGATCCTGCACCTGGTGGCGGCCCTGCTCGCGCCGCTGCTGGTCCGGTGGTGGGGTCCACGCGCCCTCTATCCACTGGCGCTCGTCCCGGCCGCCGCCTTCGGCTGGGCGGTGGCCCGGACCGGCGCGGTCCGCGACGGCGGCGCCGTCGTCGAGACGTACCCCTGGATCGGGCAGCTGAAGTTGGACCTGGCGCTGCGGCTGACCACGCTGTCCTGGCTGATGGTCCTGCTCATCGGTGGGGTCGGCGCGCTGGTGCTGGTCTACAGCGCCCGCTATTTTCCCGCCGGGTCGGTCGGGCTGGCCCGGTTCGCGGGCGTGCTGGTCGCCTTCGCCGGCGCGATGCTCGGCCTGGTCCTCGCCGACGACCTGTTGCTGCTCTACGTCTTCTGGGAGTTGACCACCATCTTCTCCTACCTGCTCATCGGGCACAGCACCGAACGCCGCTCCAGCCGGTGGGCGGCGGCCCAGGCGCTGACCGTCACCACCCTCGGCGGACTGGCCATGCTGGTCGGTCTCCTCCTGCTGGGCCGGCACGCCGGTGGCTACCGCTGGTCGGCGATCGCCGCCGCGCCGTTGCCCGGCGGACGCTACCTGGCCGTCGCGGTGCTGCTGATCCTGGCCGGGGCGCTGGCGAAGTCGGCCGTGCTGCCGTTCAGCTCCTGGCTGCCGGTGGCGATGGCGGCACCCACGCCGGTCAGCGCGTACCTGCACGCGGCGGCGATGGTGAAGGCCGGGGTCTATCTGGTCGGGCTGCTCGCCCCGGCGCTCGCCGTCGCCGGCCCGTGGCGGCCGGTCACCGTCGTCGCCGGCCTGGCCACCCTGGTCGCCGGGGGCTGGGCGGCGCTGCGGCAGACCGACCTGAAGCTGCTGCTGGCGTACGGGACGGTGAGCCAGCTCGGGCTGCTCACGGTGGTGATCGGCGCCGGCACCCCGAAGGCCGCGCTGGCCGGCACCGTGATGCTGCTGGCGCACGCCCTGTTCAAGGCGGCGCTCTTCCTCGTCGTCGGCATCATCGACCACACCGCCGGGGGGCGGGACCTGCGGGAACTCTCCGGCATCGGGCGTACGGCGCCAGTGCTGGCCGGTGTCGCCACGCTGGCCGCCGCCTCGATGGCCGGGCTGCCGCCGCTGATCGGGTTCGTCGCCAAGGAGGCGGTCTTCACCGCGTTCACCGACCGGCCGCTGGTGCTCGCGGTGCTGGTCGGCGGCACCGCGCTGACCGTGGCGTACAGCATCCGGTTCCTCTGGGGTGCGTTCGCCCGCCGGCCCGGCGTGCCGGACACCGAGGCGCACCCGATCGCCGCCGCGATGCTCGTCCCGCCGGCGCTGCTGGCGCTCGCCGGGCTGGCCACCGGGCCGGCCGCCGGCGCGTTGGGCGGGCTGCTCCGCCCGTACGCCGAGCTGTTCGGCCCGGCGCCGGAGCCGCTGGCGCTCTGGCACGGGCCCAACCTGGCGCTGGGCCTCTCCGCGGTCGCGATCGCCGGCGGCGTCGCGCTGCACCTGGTCCGCGGGCCGCTGGCGCCCGCGCTGGCCCGGCTGCGCTTCCCGGTCGGCGGCAACCAGGGGTACGAGTGGGTCACCCACCGCTTCGACCGGGTCGCCATCGAGGTCACCAGCGTCACCCAGCGCGGCTCCCTGCCGCAGTACCTCGGCGCGATCCTGCTCACCCTGGTGCTGGTGCCCGGCACGGCGATGCTCGCCGCCCGGCCGTGGCGGACCCGGGTGGCGCTCTGGGACAACCCCGCCCAGCTGGTGGTCTGCGTGGTGATCGCGGTCGCCGCGGTGCTCGCCGTCCGGGCCCGCCGCCGGCTCACCGCGATGCTGCTGGTCGGGGTGACCGGCTACGGCACCGCGATGATGTTCGTCCTCTACGGCGCGCCGGACCTGGCGCTCACCCAGTTCCTGGTGGAGACCGCCACCATCGTGCTCTTCGTGCTGGTGCTGCGCCGGCTGCCGGAACGCTTCTCGGCCCGGCCGCTGCGGCGCAGCCGTTGGGTGCGGCGGGGGATCGGGGTGGCCGCCGGGCTGGTGCTCGCCGGTCTCGCCCTCGACGCGGCCGGCGCCCGCCGCGTGCCGTCGATCTCCCGGGACTTCCCGGCGCTGGCGGTCGCCCAGGGGTACGGCCGCAACGTGGTCAACGTGACCCTCGTCGACATCCGGGCCTGGGACACCATGGGCGAGATCGCGGTGCTGGTGGTGGCGGCGACCGGCGTGGCCAGCCTGATCTTCGAGCGGTCCCGCACCGGACCCCGGCCGCGCCGGCCCCGTGCCGTCACGCCCGGCGCCGACCGGCGTACGGTCTGGCTGCGCGGCGGAGCGACGCTGCACGAGCGGCGTCGGTCGATCGTCTTCGAGGTGGTCACCCGGCTGATCTTCCACACCGTGCTGCTCTTCTCGATCTTCCTCCTCTTCTCCGGCCACAACGCCCCCGGTGGGGGCTTCTCCGGCGGCCTCGTCGCCGGCCTCGCGCTCGCCGTCCGCTACCTGGCCGGCGGCCGGTACGAGCTGGCCGAGGCCGCCCCCGTCGGAGCCGGGACGGTGCTCGGCACCGGGCTCGCCGTCTCGGTCGGCACCGGGGTGGCGGGGCTGCTCCTCACCGGGTCGGTGCTGCAGAGCGTCAAGGTCAACCTCTGGCTGCCCCTGGTCGGGCACTGCTACGTCGTCACGTCGCTCTTCTTCGACATCGGCGTCTATCTGATCGTGGTCGGGCTGGTCCTGGACATCCTGCGCAGCCTCGGCGCCGAGGTGGACCGGCACATCGAGGCGACCGGCGAGTCCGAACGGGGCCTGGTCGTCGAACGCGAAGGGGATCGGACGTGA